One region of Coregonus clupeaformis isolate EN_2021a chromosome 31, ASM2061545v1, whole genome shotgun sequence genomic DNA includes:
- the LOC121547056 gene encoding SUN domain-containing protein 1 isoform X3 produces the protein MDHSKVNSRAPPRGNTGYTYSHSSSYSTTALDFEKEHRIPPVLESPRMSRRSLRLHSTTGLYGDDSLDSSLNHNMYHSTSFSAGGASRRDSKVLKSRRSQQHSVSSSQSLLLTTPRKSQHGSQQPNSSLHSVAASDASLLSSMLDESCIQERTLVEGFWGLDEDSEVKEWTMTDRSLCEANGDINSAQTQTSMVNGSFCKDSTIHSDRNDALTTYSKYSSSTAARSATSNQALTAAATSPPSTVYARDKSRKHKTGVLVSFSDTCVRVSRKAAASVVYVFSLLLQNVLLRIRKEGKAHSSYCGSMNVNELGTDGKRMNLNVSLCDDCKGKQHVKAHIVSSSSSSSSWACRSHHALGALWLATAYTGSSVLWVGQKAGSAVRSVTRRMMSVLWLAAMSPGKAATGAFWWLGTGWYHLVTIMSLLNIFVLTRCLPKLLKLLLILLPFLLLLALWHWGPSSLLSVLPAINVTEWRTAYYLSQTPLEQTKDSQPIMAPPPLPPAVSQPGSVLVSVDSERLARLEQRLAQLWDKVEGGGQRQENQHREVLGLYQSLREQLDTQTDKDSMGLWVSSLLEERLTLLKRGMEKDAALQRELSQEIREQYVVQQQGQESRLAQLEVLLQTLAAKTDEVQRRQEETSSATPAFAPVPVPVQVNVGVDSESHDALLAEVQLLEEALGRIRQDLQGVMGCKGMCDRLDTLHETVSEQVSAQVRRELRALFYRSEQVGDSEPGEKELLESLLQWLSERYVSGADVQASLASLELSILQNVTLQLEESRARQETLSTETVTQTVMHTVGAAGAGMSEEHVQLIVKNALKLYSQDRTGLVDYALESGGGSILSTRCSETYETKTALMSLFGLPLWYFSQSPRVAIQPDIHPGNCWAFQGSHGYLVIRLSMRIVPSAFSLEHIPKALSPTGTISSAPRQFTVYGLDDEYQEEGKLLGSYTYQDDEDALQTYPVTEENDQAYQIIEVRVLSNWGHPEYTCLYRIRVHGQPSIN, from the exons CTCCAGCTACTCAACAACAGCCCTGGACTTTGAGAAGGAGCACAGGATCCCTCCTGTGTTAGAGTCTCCCAGGATGTCTCGGCGGAGCCTGCGTCTGCACTCTACCACTGGTCTCTATGGTGACGATAGCCTGGACTCTTCTCTCAACCACAACATGTACCACAGCACCTCCTTCAGCGCTGGAGGAGCCAGTCGCAGAGATTCCAA ggtgttgaAGAGCAGGAGGTCTCAGCAGCACTCTGTCTCCAGCTCCCAGTCTCTGCTCCTCACCACGCCCCGTAAGAGCCAGCATGGCTCCCAGCAGCCCAACAGCAGCCTGCACAGCGTGGCCGCCAGCGACGCCTCCCTGCTCTCCTCCATGCTGGACGAGTCGTGCATCCAGGAGCGCACGCTGGTCGAAGGCTTCTGGGGTTTGGATGAAGACTCTGAAGTCAAAG AGTGGACCATGACAGACCGCAGTTTGTGTGAGGCCAACGGAGACATTAACTCGGCACAGACCCAGACCTCCATGGTGAACGGTAGCTTCTGTAAGGACAGCACTATCCACTCGGACAGAAATGACGCTCTCACCACATACTCTAAGTACTCCTCCTCCACTGCAGCCCGCTCTGCCACCAGCAACCAGGCCCTGACAGCTGCcgccacctcccctccctccaccgtCTACGCCAGGGACAAGAGCCGCAAGCACAAAACGG gtGTGCTGGTGTCCTTCTCGGACACCTGTGTGCGTGTGAGCAGGAAGGCCGCAGCCTCTGTGGTGTACGTCTTCTCACTGCTCTTACAGAATGTACTGCTGAGAATACGCAAAGAGGGCAAAG CTCACTCCAGCTACTGTGGAAGCATGAATGTAAACGAGTTGGGGACTGATGGGAAACGCATGAATCTTAACGTCTCTCTTT GTGATGACTGCAAAGGGAAGCAGCACGTGAAGGCACACAttgtctcatcatcatcatcatcatcatcatgggcCTGCCGGTCACACCATGCGTTGGGGGCACTGTGGCTTGCCACTGCTTACACAG GCTCCAGTGTGTTGTGGGTGGGGCAGAAGGCAGGCTCAGCTGTGCGGTCCGTGACAAGGAGGATGATGTCTGTTCTCTGGTTGGCAGCCATGTCGCCAG GGAAGGCAGCGACCGGGGCCTTCTGGTGGCTGGGGACTGGATGGTATCATCTGGTCACCATCATGTCTCTCCTCAACATCTTTGTCTTGACACG GTGCCTTCCCAAGCTCCTCAAACTCCTACTGATTCTGctcccattcctcctccttcTGG CTCTGTGGCACTGGGGTCCGTCCAGCCTGCTGTCTGTGTTGCCTGCCATTAACGTCACTGAGTGGAGGACGGCCTACTACCTCAGTCAGACCCCTCTGGAACAAACCAAAGACAGCCAGCCCATCATGgctccaccaccactaccaccagctGTCTCACAG CCAGGCAGTGTGCTGGTGTCTGTGGACTCTGAGCGCCTAGCCCGGTTGGAGCAGAGGCTGGCCCAGCTGTGGGATAAGGTGGAGGGAGGGGGCCAAAGGCAGGAAAACCAGCACCGGGAGGTGCTGGGTCTCTACCAGTCTCTACGAGAGCAGCTGGACACCCAGACGGACAAGGACAGCATGGGGCTGTGGGTGTCTAGCCTGCTGGAGGAGAGACTCACTCTGctgaagagggggatggagaagGATGCAGCACTGCAGAGAGAACTG AGTCAGGAGATTCGAGAGCAGTATGTTGTGCAGCAGCAGGGCCAAGAGTCTCGTCTGGCTCAACTAGAGGTTCTACTGCAGACACTGGCTGCCAAGACCGAT GAGGTGCAGAGGAGGCAAGAAGAGACTTCCAGTGCTACACCTGCGTTTGCACCAGTTCCTGTACCAGTGCAAGTCAA TGTGGGTGTGGACAGCGAATCCCATGATGCCTTGCTGGCGGAGGTGCAACTGCTGGAGGAGGCGCTGGGGCGCATTAGGCAGGACTTGCAGGGGGTGATGGGATGCAAGGGCATGTGTGACCGCCTGGACACACTTCATGAAACG GTGTCTGAGCAAGTGTCTGCCCAAGTCAGACGGGAACTGCGGGCCCTGTTCTACCGCAGCGAGCAGGTCGGAGATTCCGAACCTGGGGAAAAGGAGCTCCTTGAGTCGCTGCTGCAGTGGCTCTCTGAGCGCTATGTAAGCGGGGCTGATGTGCAGGCCTCTCTGGCCTCCCTGGAGCTCAGCATCCTTCAGAACGTGACCCTGCAGCTGGAGGAGAGCAGGGCCAGGCAGGAGACTCTCAGCACTGAGACTGTCACTCAGACTGTGATGCACACTGTTGGAGCCGCAGGGGCCGGGATGTCCGAGGAG cATGTACAGCTGATAGTGAAGAACGCTCTGAAACTCTACTCCCAGGATCGGACCGGCCTGGTGGACTATGCTCTGGAGTCTGGAG gtgGCAGCATCCTGAGCACTCGCTGCTCTGAGACGTACGAAACAAAGACGGCACTGATGAGTCTGTTTGGTCTCCCACTCTGGTACTTCTCCCAGTCTCCTCGTGTGGCCATACAG CCTGATATCCATCCAGGGAACTGCTGGGCGTTTCAGGGTTCCCATGGTTACCTGGTGATTCGTCTCTCCATGAGGATCGTGCCCTCTGCCTTCTCATTGGAGCACATCCCCAAAGCCCTGTCGCCAACAGGCACCATCAGCAGCGCCCCGCGCCAGTTTACCGTCTAC GGTCTGGATGATGAGTACCAGGAGGAGGGTAAGCTACTGGGCAGCTACACCTATCAGGATGATGAGGATGCGCTACAGACTTACCCTGTCACC GAGGAGAATGATCAAGCCTATCAGATCATTGAGGTTCGGGTGCTGTCCAACTGGGGTCACCCAGAGTACACCTGCCTGTATCGCATCAGAGTGCACGGTCAGCCTAGTATCAACTGA
- the LOC121547056 gene encoding SUN domain-containing protein 1 isoform X6 — MDHSKVNSRAPPRGNTGYTYSHSSSYSTTALDFEKEHRIPPVLESPRMSRRSLRLHSTTGLYGDDSLDSSLNHNMYHSTSFSAGGASRRDSKVLKSRRSQQHSVSSSQSLLLTTPRKSQHGSQQPNSSLHSVAASDASLLSSMLDESCIQERTLVEGFWGLDEDSEVKEWTMTDRSLCEANGDINSAQTQTSMVNGSFCKDSTIHSDRNDALTTYSKYSSSTAARSATSNQALTAAATSPPSTVYARDKSRKHKTGKAATGAFWWLGTGWYHLVTIMSLLNIFVLTRCLPKLLKLLLILLPFLLLLALWHWGPSSLLSVLPAINVTEWRTAYYLSQTPLEQTKDSQPIMAPPPLPPAVSQPGSVLVSVDSERLARLEQRLAQLWDKVEGGGQRQENQHREVLGLYQSLREQLDTQTDKDSMGLWVSSLLEERLTLLKRGMEKDAALQRELSQEIREQYVVQQQGQESRLAQLEVLLQTLAAKTDEVQRRQEETSSATPAFAPVPVPVQVNVGVDSESHDALLAEVQLLEEALGRIRQDLQGVMGCKGMCDRLDTLHETVSEQVSAQVRRELRALFYRSEQVGDSEPGEKELLESLLQWLSERYVSGADVQASLASLELSILQNVTLQLEESRARQETLSTETVTQTVMHTVGAAGAGMSEEHVQLIVKNALKLYSQDRTGLVDYALESGGGSILSTRCSETYETKTALMSLFGLPLWYFSQSPRVAIQPDIHPGNCWAFQGSHGYLVIRLSMRIVPSAFSLEHIPKALSPTGTISSAPRQFTVYGLDDEYQEEGKLLGSYTYQDDEDALQTYPVTEENDQAYQIIEVRVLSNWGHPEYTCLYRIRVHGQPSIN; from the exons CTCCAGCTACTCAACAACAGCCCTGGACTTTGAGAAGGAGCACAGGATCCCTCCTGTGTTAGAGTCTCCCAGGATGTCTCGGCGGAGCCTGCGTCTGCACTCTACCACTGGTCTCTATGGTGACGATAGCCTGGACTCTTCTCTCAACCACAACATGTACCACAGCACCTCCTTCAGCGCTGGAGGAGCCAGTCGCAGAGATTCCAA ggtgttgaAGAGCAGGAGGTCTCAGCAGCACTCTGTCTCCAGCTCCCAGTCTCTGCTCCTCACCACGCCCCGTAAGAGCCAGCATGGCTCCCAGCAGCCCAACAGCAGCCTGCACAGCGTGGCCGCCAGCGACGCCTCCCTGCTCTCCTCCATGCTGGACGAGTCGTGCATCCAGGAGCGCACGCTGGTCGAAGGCTTCTGGGGTTTGGATGAAGACTCTGAAGTCAAAG AGTGGACCATGACAGACCGCAGTTTGTGTGAGGCCAACGGAGACATTAACTCGGCACAGACCCAGACCTCCATGGTGAACGGTAGCTTCTGTAAGGACAGCACTATCCACTCGGACAGAAATGACGCTCTCACCACATACTCTAAGTACTCCTCCTCCACTGCAGCCCGCTCTGCCACCAGCAACCAGGCCCTGACAGCTGCcgccacctcccctccctccaccgtCTACGCCAGGGACAAGAGCCGCAAGCACAAAACGG GGAAGGCAGCGACCGGGGCCTTCTGGTGGCTGGGGACTGGATGGTATCATCTGGTCACCATCATGTCTCTCCTCAACATCTTTGTCTTGACACG GTGCCTTCCCAAGCTCCTCAAACTCCTACTGATTCTGctcccattcctcctccttcTGG CTCTGTGGCACTGGGGTCCGTCCAGCCTGCTGTCTGTGTTGCCTGCCATTAACGTCACTGAGTGGAGGACGGCCTACTACCTCAGTCAGACCCCTCTGGAACAAACCAAAGACAGCCAGCCCATCATGgctccaccaccactaccaccagctGTCTCACAG CCAGGCAGTGTGCTGGTGTCTGTGGACTCTGAGCGCCTAGCCCGGTTGGAGCAGAGGCTGGCCCAGCTGTGGGATAAGGTGGAGGGAGGGGGCCAAAGGCAGGAAAACCAGCACCGGGAGGTGCTGGGTCTCTACCAGTCTCTACGAGAGCAGCTGGACACCCAGACGGACAAGGACAGCATGGGGCTGTGGGTGTCTAGCCTGCTGGAGGAGAGACTCACTCTGctgaagagggggatggagaagGATGCAGCACTGCAGAGAGAACTG AGTCAGGAGATTCGAGAGCAGTATGTTGTGCAGCAGCAGGGCCAAGAGTCTCGTCTGGCTCAACTAGAGGTTCTACTGCAGACACTGGCTGCCAAGACCGAT GAGGTGCAGAGGAGGCAAGAAGAGACTTCCAGTGCTACACCTGCGTTTGCACCAGTTCCTGTACCAGTGCAAGTCAA TGTGGGTGTGGACAGCGAATCCCATGATGCCTTGCTGGCGGAGGTGCAACTGCTGGAGGAGGCGCTGGGGCGCATTAGGCAGGACTTGCAGGGGGTGATGGGATGCAAGGGCATGTGTGACCGCCTGGACACACTTCATGAAACG GTGTCTGAGCAAGTGTCTGCCCAAGTCAGACGGGAACTGCGGGCCCTGTTCTACCGCAGCGAGCAGGTCGGAGATTCCGAACCTGGGGAAAAGGAGCTCCTTGAGTCGCTGCTGCAGTGGCTCTCTGAGCGCTATGTAAGCGGGGCTGATGTGCAGGCCTCTCTGGCCTCCCTGGAGCTCAGCATCCTTCAGAACGTGACCCTGCAGCTGGAGGAGAGCAGGGCCAGGCAGGAGACTCTCAGCACTGAGACTGTCACTCAGACTGTGATGCACACTGTTGGAGCCGCAGGGGCCGGGATGTCCGAGGAG cATGTACAGCTGATAGTGAAGAACGCTCTGAAACTCTACTCCCAGGATCGGACCGGCCTGGTGGACTATGCTCTGGAGTCTGGAG gtgGCAGCATCCTGAGCACTCGCTGCTCTGAGACGTACGAAACAAAGACGGCACTGATGAGTCTGTTTGGTCTCCCACTCTGGTACTTCTCCCAGTCTCCTCGTGTGGCCATACAG CCTGATATCCATCCAGGGAACTGCTGGGCGTTTCAGGGTTCCCATGGTTACCTGGTGATTCGTCTCTCCATGAGGATCGTGCCCTCTGCCTTCTCATTGGAGCACATCCCCAAAGCCCTGTCGCCAACAGGCACCATCAGCAGCGCCCCGCGCCAGTTTACCGTCTAC GGTCTGGATGATGAGTACCAGGAGGAGGGTAAGCTACTGGGCAGCTACACCTATCAGGATGATGAGGATGCGCTACAGACTTACCCTGTCACC GAGGAGAATGATCAAGCCTATCAGATCATTGAGGTTCGGGTGCTGTCCAACTGGGGTCACCCAGAGTACACCTGCCTGTATCGCATCAGAGTGCACGGTCAGCCTAGTATCAACTGA
- the LOC121547056 gene encoding SUN domain-containing protein 1 isoform X5 yields MDHSKVNSRAPPRGNTGYTYSHSSSYSTTALDFEKEHRIPPVLESPRMSRRSLRLHSTTGLYGDDSLDSSLNHNMYHSTSFSAGGASRRDSKVLKSRRSQQHSVSSSQSLLLTTPRKSQHGSQQPNSSLHSVAASDASLLSSMLDESCIQERTLVEGFWGLDEDSEVKEWTMTDRSLCEANGDINSAQTQTSMVNGSFCKDSTIHSDRNDALTTYSKYSSSTAARSATSNQALTAAATSPPSTVYARDKSRKHKTAHSSYCGSMNVNELGTDGKRMNLNVSLCDDCKGKQHVKAHIVSSSSSSSSWACRSHHALGALWLATAYTGSSVLWVGQKAGSAVRSVTRRMMSVLWLAAMSPGKAATGAFWWLGTGWYHLVTIMSLLNIFVLTRCLPKLLKLLLILLPFLLLLALWHWGPSSLLSVLPAINVTEWRTAYYLSQTPLEQTKDSQPIMAPPPLPPAVSQPGSVLVSVDSERLARLEQRLAQLWDKVEGGGQRQENQHREVLGLYQSLREQLDTQTDKDSMGLWVSSLLEERLTLLKRGMEKDAALQRELSQEIREQYVVQQQGQESRLAQLEVLLQTLAAKTDEVQRRQEETSSATPAFAPVPVPVQVNVGVDSESHDALLAEVQLLEEALGRIRQDLQGVMGCKGMCDRLDTLHETVSEQVSAQVRRELRALFYRSEQVGDSEPGEKELLESLLQWLSERYVSGADVQASLASLELSILQNVTLQLEESRARQETLSTETVTQTVMHTVGAAGAGMSEEHVQLIVKNALKLYSQDRTGLVDYALESGGGSILSTRCSETYETKTALMSLFGLPLWYFSQSPRVAIQPDIHPGNCWAFQGSHGYLVIRLSMRIVPSAFSLEHIPKALSPTGTISSAPRQFTVYGLDDEYQEEGKLLGSYTYQDDEDALQTYPVTEENDQAYQIIEVRVLSNWGHPEYTCLYRIRVHGQPSIN; encoded by the exons CTCCAGCTACTCAACAACAGCCCTGGACTTTGAGAAGGAGCACAGGATCCCTCCTGTGTTAGAGTCTCCCAGGATGTCTCGGCGGAGCCTGCGTCTGCACTCTACCACTGGTCTCTATGGTGACGATAGCCTGGACTCTTCTCTCAACCACAACATGTACCACAGCACCTCCTTCAGCGCTGGAGGAGCCAGTCGCAGAGATTCCAA ggtgttgaAGAGCAGGAGGTCTCAGCAGCACTCTGTCTCCAGCTCCCAGTCTCTGCTCCTCACCACGCCCCGTAAGAGCCAGCATGGCTCCCAGCAGCCCAACAGCAGCCTGCACAGCGTGGCCGCCAGCGACGCCTCCCTGCTCTCCTCCATGCTGGACGAGTCGTGCATCCAGGAGCGCACGCTGGTCGAAGGCTTCTGGGGTTTGGATGAAGACTCTGAAGTCAAAG AGTGGACCATGACAGACCGCAGTTTGTGTGAGGCCAACGGAGACATTAACTCGGCACAGACCCAGACCTCCATGGTGAACGGTAGCTTCTGTAAGGACAGCACTATCCACTCGGACAGAAATGACGCTCTCACCACATACTCTAAGTACTCCTCCTCCACTGCAGCCCGCTCTGCCACCAGCAACCAGGCCCTGACAGCTGCcgccacctcccctccctccaccgtCTACGCCAGGGACAAGAGCCGCAAGCACAAAACGG CTCACTCCAGCTACTGTGGAAGCATGAATGTAAACGAGTTGGGGACTGATGGGAAACGCATGAATCTTAACGTCTCTCTTT GTGATGACTGCAAAGGGAAGCAGCACGTGAAGGCACACAttgtctcatcatcatcatcatcatcatcatgggcCTGCCGGTCACACCATGCGTTGGGGGCACTGTGGCTTGCCACTGCTTACACAG GCTCCAGTGTGTTGTGGGTGGGGCAGAAGGCAGGCTCAGCTGTGCGGTCCGTGACAAGGAGGATGATGTCTGTTCTCTGGTTGGCAGCCATGTCGCCAG GGAAGGCAGCGACCGGGGCCTTCTGGTGGCTGGGGACTGGATGGTATCATCTGGTCACCATCATGTCTCTCCTCAACATCTTTGTCTTGACACG GTGCCTTCCCAAGCTCCTCAAACTCCTACTGATTCTGctcccattcctcctccttcTGG CTCTGTGGCACTGGGGTCCGTCCAGCCTGCTGTCTGTGTTGCCTGCCATTAACGTCACTGAGTGGAGGACGGCCTACTACCTCAGTCAGACCCCTCTGGAACAAACCAAAGACAGCCAGCCCATCATGgctccaccaccactaccaccagctGTCTCACAG CCAGGCAGTGTGCTGGTGTCTGTGGACTCTGAGCGCCTAGCCCGGTTGGAGCAGAGGCTGGCCCAGCTGTGGGATAAGGTGGAGGGAGGGGGCCAAAGGCAGGAAAACCAGCACCGGGAGGTGCTGGGTCTCTACCAGTCTCTACGAGAGCAGCTGGACACCCAGACGGACAAGGACAGCATGGGGCTGTGGGTGTCTAGCCTGCTGGAGGAGAGACTCACTCTGctgaagagggggatggagaagGATGCAGCACTGCAGAGAGAACTG AGTCAGGAGATTCGAGAGCAGTATGTTGTGCAGCAGCAGGGCCAAGAGTCTCGTCTGGCTCAACTAGAGGTTCTACTGCAGACACTGGCTGCCAAGACCGAT GAGGTGCAGAGGAGGCAAGAAGAGACTTCCAGTGCTACACCTGCGTTTGCACCAGTTCCTGTACCAGTGCAAGTCAA TGTGGGTGTGGACAGCGAATCCCATGATGCCTTGCTGGCGGAGGTGCAACTGCTGGAGGAGGCGCTGGGGCGCATTAGGCAGGACTTGCAGGGGGTGATGGGATGCAAGGGCATGTGTGACCGCCTGGACACACTTCATGAAACG GTGTCTGAGCAAGTGTCTGCCCAAGTCAGACGGGAACTGCGGGCCCTGTTCTACCGCAGCGAGCAGGTCGGAGATTCCGAACCTGGGGAAAAGGAGCTCCTTGAGTCGCTGCTGCAGTGGCTCTCTGAGCGCTATGTAAGCGGGGCTGATGTGCAGGCCTCTCTGGCCTCCCTGGAGCTCAGCATCCTTCAGAACGTGACCCTGCAGCTGGAGGAGAGCAGGGCCAGGCAGGAGACTCTCAGCACTGAGACTGTCACTCAGACTGTGATGCACACTGTTGGAGCCGCAGGGGCCGGGATGTCCGAGGAG cATGTACAGCTGATAGTGAAGAACGCTCTGAAACTCTACTCCCAGGATCGGACCGGCCTGGTGGACTATGCTCTGGAGTCTGGAG gtgGCAGCATCCTGAGCACTCGCTGCTCTGAGACGTACGAAACAAAGACGGCACTGATGAGTCTGTTTGGTCTCCCACTCTGGTACTTCTCCCAGTCTCCTCGTGTGGCCATACAG CCTGATATCCATCCAGGGAACTGCTGGGCGTTTCAGGGTTCCCATGGTTACCTGGTGATTCGTCTCTCCATGAGGATCGTGCCCTCTGCCTTCTCATTGGAGCACATCCCCAAAGCCCTGTCGCCAACAGGCACCATCAGCAGCGCCCCGCGCCAGTTTACCGTCTAC GGTCTGGATGATGAGTACCAGGAGGAGGGTAAGCTACTGGGCAGCTACACCTATCAGGATGATGAGGATGCGCTACAGACTTACCCTGTCACC GAGGAGAATGATCAAGCCTATCAGATCATTGAGGTTCGGGTGCTGTCCAACTGGGGTCACCCAGAGTACACCTGCCTGTATCGCATCAGAGTGCACGGTCAGCCTAGTATCAACTGA